A genomic segment from Bradyrhizobium diazoefficiens USDA 110 encodes:
- a CDS encoding class I SAM-dependent methyltransferase, with amino-acid sequence MSDPSAHWNNVYATKGETEVSWFQESPAISLDMIRSANVDRGAGIIDIGGGASRLVDALLQDGYRNLAVLDLSANALDAAKRRIGPAAASVDWIVADATTWRPARSYEVWHDRAAFHFLTDPRDRAAYVERLRSAVAAGGHVIIATFALDGPEKCSGLPVQRHDSKSLSTELGPDFELIETRSETHHTPWKSTQAFQFSRFRRRGS; translated from the coding sequence ATGTCCGACCCAAGCGCGCATTGGAACAACGTCTACGCCACAAAGGGCGAGACCGAGGTCAGCTGGTTTCAGGAGAGCCCGGCGATCTCGCTCGACATGATCCGCTCCGCCAACGTGGATCGCGGCGCAGGCATCATCGATATCGGCGGCGGCGCTTCGCGGCTGGTGGACGCTCTCCTGCAGGACGGATACCGCAATCTCGCCGTGCTGGACCTGTCCGCCAATGCGCTCGACGCTGCGAAGCGGCGGATCGGCCCGGCGGCCGCGTCCGTCGACTGGATCGTCGCCGACGCCACGACGTGGCGGCCGGCGCGCAGCTACGAGGTCTGGCACGATCGTGCGGCGTTTCACTTCCTGACCGATCCGCGCGACAGGGCCGCCTACGTCGAGCGCCTGCGGTCGGCGGTTGCGGCCGGCGGCCACGTCATCATCGCCACCTTTGCGCTCGATGGTCCGGAGAAATGCAGCGGCCTGCCGGTGCAGCGCCACGACAGCAAGAGTCTTTCGACGGAGTTGGGGCCGGATTTCGAGCTGATCGAAACGCGCAGCGAGACTCATCACACGCCGTGGAAATCGACGCAGGCGTTTCAGTTCAGCCGGTTCCGGAGGCGCGGCTCTTGA
- a CDS encoding branched-chain amino acid aminotransferase gives MAEIKKAIEYSPSWTFFEGKWHDGNVPIMGPRTHAAWLGSVVFDGARAFEGVAPDLDRHIARANQSAINFGLKPVVDPGTWLTLANEGIARFATNAELYIRPMYWAENGSGGGVLFDPETTNWCLCIYEAPMPKPVGNAITLSPFRRPTAECAPVEAKAACLYPNNSRALAEAASRGFQNALMLDMLGNVAEFGNSNVFMARDGVVFTPVPNGTFLNGITRQRVIGLLRADGVTVVEKTLRYADFLAADEIFSTGNFAKVAPVIRIDERELKPGPLYTKARKLYWDFAHAVKLAA, from the coding sequence ATGGCCGAGATCAAGAAAGCCATCGAATATTCGCCGAGTTGGACCTTCTTCGAGGGCAAATGGCACGACGGCAATGTGCCGATCATGGGCCCGCGCACGCATGCGGCCTGGCTCGGCTCGGTCGTGTTCGACGGCGCGCGCGCGTTCGAGGGCGTCGCACCCGATCTCGACCGTCACATCGCCCGTGCCAATCAGTCCGCGATCAATTTTGGCCTGAAGCCGGTGGTCGATCCCGGCACCTGGCTCACGCTCGCAAACGAAGGCATCGCGCGCTTCGCGACGAATGCCGAGCTGTATATCCGTCCGATGTACTGGGCGGAGAACGGGTCGGGCGGCGGCGTGCTGTTCGACCCCGAGACCACCAACTGGTGCCTGTGCATCTACGAGGCGCCGATGCCCAAACCCGTCGGCAACGCCATCACGCTGTCGCCGTTCCGCAGGCCGACTGCCGAATGCGCGCCGGTCGAGGCCAAGGCGGCCTGCCTCTATCCCAACAATTCGCGCGCGCTGGCGGAGGCCGCCTCCCGCGGCTTCCAGAACGCGCTGATGCTCGACATGCTCGGCAATGTCGCCGAGTTCGGCAATTCCAACGTGTTCATGGCCAGGGACGGCGTGGTGTTCACGCCGGTGCCGAACGGCACCTTCCTCAACGGCATCACGCGCCAGCGCGTCATCGGCCTGCTTCGCGCCGACGGCGTCACCGTGGTCGAGAAGACGTTGCGCTATGCCGACTTCCTCGCCGCCGACGAGATTTTTTCAACCGGCAATTTCGCCAAGGTCGCGCCCGTGATTCGCATCGACGAGCGCGAGCTGAAGCCGGGCCCGCTCTACACAAAAGCGCGCAAGCTCTATTGGGACTTTGCGCATGCGGTGAAGCTGGCGGCGTAG
- a CDS encoding alpha/beta hydrolase, whose translation MPLDPLAKRLLTMMAAAGPQVRNRPSVEARRQSLAKLMQFARTDAPDVTVSDGTLPGPGGELPYRLYSPATAAERAPGFVFFHGGGLVAGSVATHDRIAAALAHATGCRLVSVDYRLAPEHKFPAAVDDAIAATEWVAREASSLGIDAGRLVVGGDSAGATLAAIVCQEALQNAGLSIVAQCLICPVLDFEETSPSREAFAEGHLIDRITIEADLADYLPGGIDAADPRISPLRATRFAGLPTAIIHTAEFDPMRDEGNAYARKLLAAGVTVEHVCHDGMVHNFHAMGAILPQAQLVLSQIGEQVRRAVEK comes from the coding sequence ATGCCGCTCGATCCGCTCGCAAAGCGTTTGTTGACCATGATGGCTGCGGCCGGGCCGCAGGTGCGAAACCGGCCGAGCGTCGAGGCGCGGCGGCAGTCGCTGGCGAAACTGATGCAGTTCGCGCGCACTGACGCGCCTGACGTGACCGTCTCCGACGGCACGCTGCCCGGCCCCGGCGGAGAGCTTCCCTATCGGCTGTATTCGCCCGCAACCGCCGCTGAGCGCGCGCCGGGCTTCGTGTTCTTTCATGGCGGCGGGCTCGTCGCCGGCAGCGTCGCCACGCACGACCGCATCGCGGCGGCACTTGCGCATGCCACCGGCTGCCGCCTGGTCTCGGTCGATTACCGCCTCGCGCCGGAGCACAAATTTCCCGCCGCGGTGGACGATGCGATCGCCGCCACCGAATGGGTCGCACGCGAAGCGTCGTCCCTCGGCATCGACGCCGGACGCCTCGTGGTTGGCGGCGATTCCGCCGGCGCGACGCTCGCCGCGATCGTGTGCCAGGAAGCGCTGCAGAACGCCGGCCTCTCCATCGTCGCGCAATGCCTGATCTGCCCGGTGCTTGATTTCGAGGAGACCTCGCCTTCGCGCGAGGCGTTCGCCGAAGGCCACCTGATCGATCGCATCACGATCGAAGCCGATCTCGCCGACTATCTGCCCGGCGGCATCGATGCCGCCGATCCCCGCATCTCACCCCTGCGCGCCACACGCTTTGCGGGCCTGCCGACCGCAATCATCCATACCGCCGAGTTCGACCCGATGCGCGACGAAGGCAATGCCTATGCGCGCAAGCTTCTCGCCGCAGGCGTCACCGTCGAGCACGTCTGCCATGACGGCATGGTCCACAATTTCCACGCCATGGGCGCGATCCTGCCGCAGGCACAGCTCGTGCTGTCGCAGATCGGCGAACAGGTGCGGCGGGCGGTCGAGAAGTAA
- a CDS encoding carboxymuconolactone decarboxylase family protein, with amino-acid sequence MRLPILDPKDLTDEQKPLYDDMRAGIKDHFKGFVNMRDDGALLGPWNPWVREPRFGKPVWELVKAIASNPLLPASVREVAILVTGSHFRSGYELYAHVLVAEQRGLSDEKLATIVAGQRPVDLTKQEAVAYDVASALVSGGVLPELTWRAAVKEFGEHGAAELSYLVGVYCMVSVTLNTFDVPVPE; translated from the coding sequence GTGCGCCTTCCCATTCTCGATCCGAAAGATCTGACCGACGAACAGAAGCCGCTCTATGACGACATGCGGGCCGGCATCAAGGACCACTTCAAGGGCTTTGTGAACATGCGCGACGATGGTGCGCTGCTCGGACCCTGGAATCCCTGGGTCCGCGAGCCGCGCTTCGGCAAGCCGGTGTGGGAGCTGGTCAAGGCGATCGCGTCGAACCCGCTGCTGCCGGCCTCGGTGCGCGAGGTCGCGATCCTCGTCACCGGCTCGCATTTCCGCTCCGGCTACGAGCTCTATGCTCATGTGCTGGTGGCCGAGCAGCGCGGCCTCTCCGACGAGAAGCTCGCGACCATCGTGGCCGGGCAACGGCCGGTGGATCTGACCAAGCAGGAGGCGGTCGCCTACGACGTCGCATCGGCGCTGGTGAGCGGCGGCGTGCTGCCGGAACTGACCTGGCGCGCCGCGGTCAAGGAGTTCGGCGAGCATGGCGCGGCCGAGCTGTCCTATCTCGTCGGCGTCTATTGCATGGTCTCGGTCACGCTCAACACCTTCGACGTGCCGGTGCCGGAGTAG
- a CDS encoding peroxidase-related enzyme (This protein belongs to a clade of uncharacterized proteins related to peroxidases such as the alkylhydroperoxidase AhpD.), with amino-acid sequence MSEVVHNFTATIPTWSPYVTPVELASATSEQLAAMKVTPSNKGVSPYVLTLAHDPESLAVRSPLFNLIMYGKDGLSPAERELGALSASVVNRCIYCAAVHASRFISYSGRNDIVEEIFADERDATLEARQQALFNFATKLSTTPIEATADDARALGEAGLSELEQLDLVLSAAIFGWANRLMHTLGEPLARPEAP; translated from the coding sequence ATGAGCGAGGTCGTCCACAACTTCACCGCCACGATCCCGACCTGGTCGCCCTATGTCACGCCTGTCGAGCTCGCCTCGGCGACGTCAGAGCAGCTCGCGGCGATGAAGGTCACGCCCTCCAACAAGGGCGTCTCGCCTTACGTGCTGACGCTGGCGCATGACCCTGAATCGCTCGCGGTGCGCTCGCCGCTGTTCAACCTCATCATGTACGGCAAGGACGGCTTGTCCCCGGCCGAGCGTGAGCTCGGCGCGCTGAGTGCCTCGGTCGTCAACCGCTGCATCTATTGCGCCGCCGTGCACGCCTCACGCTTCATCAGCTACTCCGGGCGCAACGACATCGTCGAGGAAATCTTTGCCGACGAGCGCGATGCCACGCTGGAGGCGCGCCAGCAGGCACTGTTCAATTTCGCTACAAAACTCTCGACGACGCCGATCGAAGCTACTGCAGATGACGCGCGTGCACTCGGCGAGGCCGGGCTGAGCGAGCTCGAGCAGCTCGACCTGGTACTGTCGGCCGCGATCTTCGGCTGGGCCAACCGGCTGATGCATACGCTGGGCGAGCCGCTGGCGCGCCCGGAGGCGCCGTAA
- a CDS encoding CMD domain-containing protein yields the protein MTTLIETIAGVRAASRLGQALNARAEILHLSEAAHDAVLLPREPGGLSHGLRAALAARMCRHVGDEALTAHYDSYLAHASDLDLAALARPGGLCGDSLHDAMARHADLLTLSPREATRQDIAALKTAGVSEADIVRLSELAAFVNYQLRVLAGLRLLKEVEAR from the coding sequence TTGACCACGCTGATCGAAACCATTGCCGGCGTGCGCGCGGCGTCACGGCTCGGCCAGGCTCTGAACGCCCGCGCCGAGATTTTGCACCTCAGCGAAGCCGCCCATGACGCGGTGCTGCTGCCGCGCGAGCCCGGCGGCCTGAGCCACGGCTTGCGGGCGGCGCTCGCGGCGCGGATGTGCCGGCACGTCGGCGACGAGGCGCTGACCGCGCATTACGACTCCTATCTGGCGCATGCGAGCGATCTCGACCTGGCCGCCCTGGCACGGCCCGGCGGCCTGTGTGGCGATTCCCTGCACGACGCCATGGCCCGCCATGCCGACCTGCTGACGCTGTCGCCGCGCGAGGCGACGCGACAGGACATTGCGGCGCTGAAGACGGCCGGCGTCAGCGAGGCCGATATCGTGCGGCTGTCCGAGCTTGCCGCCTTCGTGAACTACCAGCTGCGGGTCCTGGCCGGCCTCAGGCTCCTGAAAGAGGTCGAAGCCCGATGA
- a CDS encoding PLP-dependent cysteine synthase family protein — MEPTPFRHHNPAGPVYRRGWVDEAVAAIEADQCRTADTHLIRLIVPALSGIDIYLKDESTHPTGSLKHRLARSLFLYALCNGHIREGTPVVEASSGSTAVSEAYFAQMIGVPFYAVMPRTTSAEKIAAIEHYGGNCHLIDDGRALYAEAAALATRLNGHYMDQFTFAERATDWRGNNNIAESIFTQLQGEPRPLPDWIAMGAGTGGTSATIGRYLRYRQYPTRLCVADVEHSAFFDCFRTQDRSHVCERPSLIEGVGRPRCEPSFVPGVVDRMMKIPDVATIAAMNVLSRRLRRSVGGSTGTNFLALCRIASEMRSAGQAGSLVTLICDSGERYRQTYYDPAWLKARGLDPAPFEIALSSFLDTAQPLALAVEDVVNPQSPRSVA, encoded by the coding sequence ATGGAGCCAACCCCCTTTCGCCACCACAATCCGGCCGGGCCGGTCTACCGGCGCGGCTGGGTCGACGAGGCTGTAGCTGCGATCGAGGCCGACCAATGCCGCACGGCCGACACGCATCTGATCCGGCTGATCGTGCCGGCGCTATCAGGCATCGATATCTATCTGAAGGACGAGTCCACGCACCCGACCGGCAGCCTGAAGCATCGGCTGGCGCGCTCGCTGTTCCTCTACGCGCTCTGCAATGGCCACATCCGCGAAGGCACGCCCGTGGTCGAGGCCTCGTCGGGATCGACCGCGGTGTCGGAAGCCTATTTCGCGCAGATGATCGGCGTGCCCTTCTACGCCGTGATGCCGCGCACGACGTCGGCGGAGAAGATCGCTGCGATCGAGCATTATGGCGGCAATTGCCATCTGATCGACGACGGCCGCGCGCTGTATGCTGAGGCCGCCGCGCTCGCCACCCGCCTGAACGGCCACTACATGGACCAGTTCACCTTCGCCGAGCGCGCCACCGACTGGCGCGGCAACAACAACATCGCCGAATCGATCTTCACGCAATTGCAGGGCGAACCGCGCCCGCTGCCGGACTGGATCGCGATGGGCGCCGGCACCGGCGGCACCTCGGCCACCATCGGACGCTACTTGCGCTACCGCCAATATCCGACGCGGCTGTGCGTCGCCGATGTCGAGCATTCCGCCTTCTTCGATTGCTTCCGCACGCAGGACCGCTCCCACGTTTGCGAACGGCCCTCGCTGATCGAGGGCGTCGGCCGGCCGCGCTGCGAACCGTCCTTCGTGCCTGGCGTTGTCGACCGCATGATGAAAATCCCGGACGTCGCAACGATTGCGGCGATGAATGTACTGTCGCGCCGGCTGCGCCGATCCGTCGGCGGCTCCACCGGCACCAACTTCCTGGCGCTGTGCCGCATTGCCTCGGAGATGCGCAGCGCCGGCCAAGCCGGATCGCTGGTCACGCTGATCTGCGATTCCGGCGAACGCTATCGGCAGACCTACTATGACCCCGCATGGCTGAAAGCACGCGGCCTCGATCCAGCGCCGTTCGAGATTGCCCTGTCGTCGTTCCTGGATACGGCGCAGCCGCTGGCGCTCGCCGTCGAGGATGTTGTCAATCCACAGAGCCCGCGGAGTGTTGCTTGA
- a CDS encoding LysR family transcriptional regulator, whose product MNQDVIDIRLLEAFAAVMSAGSITGAARLLGRSQPVVTRQIQDLEADVGYLLFTRNGPRISPTPKGVLFHAEVERLLMGLKHIRQRANAIGAGALPVLSLAAIPALAAGFVPAALAALERKLLPSQVHVQALSAENVVQSVLSQSVDFGLASLPIQHPGLDMQWVCEVPCVACLAMDHPLAKKKVIRLRDLAGVRLLTMANPYRLRRRVEEALEREGVVPAEVIDTNASLTAIAMAKQSLGIAVVEPVLTSSLPVEGVVTRPLDVSIPFLFAAIAPTGRELTPTVAALNDALRAAVALMPGAKLHSGAAALAEAGDETSEFEKAPS is encoded by the coding sequence ATGAACCAGGACGTTATCGATATCCGCCTTCTCGAGGCCTTCGCCGCCGTGATGTCGGCCGGCAGCATCACCGGCGCAGCGCGGCTGCTCGGCCGATCGCAGCCGGTCGTGACGCGTCAGATCCAGGATCTCGAAGCTGACGTCGGCTATCTCCTGTTCACCCGGAACGGCCCGCGCATCAGCCCGACGCCAAAGGGCGTGCTGTTTCATGCCGAGGTCGAGCGGCTGCTGATGGGCTTGAAGCACATCCGCCAGCGCGCCAACGCGATCGGTGCGGGGGCGCTTCCCGTGCTCAGCCTGGCGGCAATCCCGGCGCTGGCGGCCGGCTTCGTCCCGGCCGCGCTCGCAGCGCTCGAACGCAAGTTGCTGCCAAGCCAGGTCCACGTGCAGGCGCTCTCGGCCGAGAACGTCGTGCAATCGGTGCTGTCGCAGTCGGTCGATTTCGGCCTTGCGAGCCTGCCGATCCAGCATCCCGGGCTCGACATGCAGTGGGTCTGCGAGGTGCCGTGCGTCGCGTGCCTCGCGATGGATCATCCGCTGGCAAAGAAGAAGGTCATTCGCCTGAGGGATCTTGCTGGCGTCCGGCTGCTGACGATGGCCAACCCCTACCGGCTTCGCCGCCGCGTGGAGGAGGCGCTGGAGCGTGAGGGTGTCGTGCCCGCTGAGGTCATCGACACCAACGCTTCGCTGACGGCGATCGCCATGGCCAAGCAGTCGCTCGGCATCGCCGTGGTCGAGCCGGTGCTGACCTCCAGCCTGCCGGTGGAGGGCGTCGTCACCCGGCCCCTGGACGTGTCCATTCCCTTCCTGTTCGCCGCGATTGCGCCGACCGGGCGCGAGCTGACGCCGACGGTTGCCGCGCTCAACGACGCACTGCGCGCCGCGGTCGCGCTGATGCCTGGCGCAAAACTGCATAGCGGCGCCGCCGCGCTGGCCGAGGCCGGCGACGAAACCAGTGAATTCGAGAAAGCTCCCTCATGA